In a single window of the Candidatus Celerinatantimonas neptuna genome:
- the dsbA gene encoding Thiol:disulfide interchange protein DsbA — protein sequence MKKLLVIVLALFIVVPFANAEAFQEGVNYKVVRQEATAKPQIMEFFSYFCPHCFAFEPIFDGLESDLPNVQFKRVHVAFLGGAMGEEMVRAYAVAEVLQVTKKMTPVLFDAIHIQHISLASRADIRKLFVEHGVSGADFDNAVNSFVVNGLVAEMNKTVKEYHVMGVPTIIVNGKYQVLPGSVQTVNQYVKLIKYLVHKKN from the coding sequence ATGAAAAAACTGCTTGTGATTGTTTTGGCTCTATTTATTGTCGTGCCATTTGCGAATGCCGAAGCGTTTCAAGAAGGGGTAAATTATAAAGTTGTTCGTCAGGAAGCAACGGCAAAGCCCCAGATCATGGAGTTTTTCTCTTATTTTTGTCCTCACTGTTTTGCTTTTGAACCTATATTTGATGGGCTTGAGTCAGATTTGCCTAATGTTCAGTTTAAGCGAGTTCATGTTGCTTTCTTAGGTGGCGCGATGGGTGAAGAAATGGTTCGGGCCTATGCTGTTGCTGAAGTACTTCAGGTCACCAAGAAAATGACTCCGGTTCTTTTTGATGCTATTCATATTCAGCATATTTCCTTGGCTAGTCGTGCTGATATTAGAAAACTATTTGTTGAACATGGTGTCTCTGGTGCGGATTTTGACAATGCTGTGAATAGTTTTGTTGTGAATGGTTTGGTTGCCGAAATGAATAAGACTGTTAAAGAGTATCATGTCATGGGGGTTCCAACCATTATCGTTAATGGTAAATATCAGGTGCTCCCCGGATCGGTTCAAACTGTGAATCAATACGTTAAACTGATTAAATACCTAGTCCACAAAAAGAAT